GGTACATACCTTAATTTTTGAATAGTGGAATTAATTGGTGGCAGGGTAAAAATGTCTTTGTAATAGCTTATTCTCCACagaataaatttgtaattaatattatataagttaccaaaatatgcaaacaatTCTAGAACCGTCATggttttatacaaacaaaattcctagaaaaaaaattcataagtaatttgtgtattttatcAATGGATTCTTcaatagtaaaaacaaaattaaattaaaaatacaattgaattatttgacataggtacatataaaattgtgtacctatgtatcataattattatcttctTTCTGCAGTaaactataataagtattaagtaggtataatactataataggtacctatattatagtacctgaGGCATATAACCAGTGTATTTAGTTAAGGTTTTACTGCTTTTTGTTCTTGGTTTACCACCAAGTACCCATATATGACCTTTGTCTATTTTATCTCCACCAACTAAACAAGAAAGCAGCATAGATTTACCGCTGTTTGTTTCACCAAGTATAGCACatcttaaaaaaacaattaacaaaaaattattataaattgaattaaatattaattaacgatTTGGAAGTTTAAATAGGAAAAAATCAAATTgagtttataaaatgtcaaatgaaACAcaatatgagaaatattagaaagaGCAATTACATTTTACCACTATGTGCAGTTAAATTCACtccattgaaaatattttgatcattatgctttttaaacacattattcAGTACTATAGAACATTTTGAAGGACTTTGAGATAAATATATTCTTGGTTTGAAACGGCTTTCATATACCATTGTTTAGTTTATTGTATAGACCagctgaaataatatattatacacttcatattatagttattatgggTATATCAT
This portion of the Acyrthosiphon pisum isolate AL4f chromosome A1, pea_aphid_22Mar2018_4r6ur, whole genome shotgun sequence genome encodes:
- the LOC100575686 gene encoding ABC transporter G family member 23-like isoform X2, whose product is MVYESRFKPRIYLSQSPSKCSIVLNNVFKKHNDQNIFNGVNLTAHSGKICAILGETNSGKSMLLSCLVGGDKIDKGHIWVLGGKPRTKSSKTLTKYTGYMPQEFCLYKTMTVLELFAYFGNLYNINYKFILWRISYYKDIFTLPPINSTIQKLSFSEKRMISFIIAVFHRPRLVVLDEPTIGLDVLKKNQIWRYLYHVITTWKPTVVVATNNIEEAFLATKKNSWINSNQSETPRNKKLSICKKINPRSNIWKFKTIIIQNMKFLTSNIWYVILGNNINNVKTRKCSNS